The genomic window AAAAAGAGGTAGTAGAGGGAAAAATTTCGATTAGAACCAGGACAAATGATCAGATTAATGGACTTGAACTTAAAGAAGCACTTGAATTTGTGAGACTAAAGGTAAAGAATAAGGAGATTTTATAAATTGAATAGCAAGAGTATAATTAGTCCAAATAAAATAACTTTTTTTAGAATTATATTATCTTTTGTTATCTTATTTATATTCTGTCTTGAAGATTTTTGGAATCCTTATTTATTTTTAATCTTGATTTGGTTTTTAATTATTTTTAATGAAATAACAGATCTTATTGATGGATATATTGCTAGGAAATATGATTTAGTTAGTAATGTAGGCAAGATTTTAGATCCTTATGCAGATGTGTTGCAACATTTAACATATTTTGTTTTTTTCTTTTATAAAGGTATTACTCCATATTATTTTTTTGTGATATTTATATACCGTGAACTTTCTGTTGGTGTTATTAGGAATTTAATTATTCAGTTTGATATAGTTCAGCAAGCTAAGTTTTCGGGCAAAATAAAATCTTTATTTTATGCCATTTCAACATTTGCCAGTCTTTTTCTTTATAGTTTAGACAAATTGAAAATTACTACATTGATTGAGAATTTTATTAGTTTAATTTTAAATCTAGATTTTAATTTTTCTTTTATTGTTGGAATAATATATGCTATTTCTGCCTTTTTGACTCTCATATCATTAATTGATTATATTGTAATATTTTTGGATCTTGGCAAGTATGAGAAGTAATTTCTTATTAATATTTGTTTGGCTACTAATTGGTTTTTATTCTCATGCTCAGTTAAAGCAGGTGTTAACGGAAGTTGAGCCTTTAAGTATTTCAAGTGAAAGTGGAAAGGGAAGTATTTATCTGAAGGTCAATAAGTCTTCTAATTATATCTTAACTTTTGATATTTCTCTAGGTTCAGATTTTGTCTATATGGTGTATGATGTCTTGAATAAGAAATATATAACAGATAAGATAAGGAAAAGGGATGTTAAGCTTAAATTGCATAAAGATATTCTTTATGCTGTTATCTATGTCACATCTGAGAATGCAAATATTAATTTTGTCCTTGCTGATTTAGATTTGTCAATAATAAGTGATGATGCTTTAAGAGCTAAAATATCCAATATAAAAAAACAAGATAAGACTTTTTTATTAAGGGATTTGCCAAGTTTTAAACTAGGGGCAAAGCTTAAAAAATATATTTTAAGGACTTATAGTCGTAATATTTACCTTGCTTATCAGATGGAAAATAGTGATAACATTAAGGTTTCTTCATTTATTGAAAATATTGGTTGGTTTGATATAAGTACTGCTGTTAATGATAATATTACTGATATTGCGTGTTTTGATTTTGCAGTTAATTCTAAAGGGGAATTATATGTTGTATTTACTACTAAGAGTACTGATGATTTTTCTAGCGAACTTATAGTTAAAAAATTTAATAGTAGAAAGTGGATTGATATTAGTCCTAAATTTAGGACTAATATTGGATTTTTGGTAAATATTAGCATTGATAAGAGAGATAATCTGTATGTAGCTTACTTAAAGAAAGTTGGCAGTGAATATAAAGTAAATTTTGTTGCAAATAGAGGATATAGTAATATTTGGAATAATGTTATGGATTCTTATATGTCTAAAGGTGATGCCTATGTTGATGTTTCAAGTATTGGTATCATTTCTGAACCTTTTTTGGGAATTTTTTATAATTATAAAGTAAATGATTATGTTAATTCTGAGTTTATTGTTGATAGGGGCAAAACTTGGGCAAATGCAAATATTCAGTCTGCAAATAT from Borrelia hermsii DAH includes these protein-coding regions:
- the pgsA gene encoding CDP-diacylglycerol--glycerol-3-phosphate 3-phosphatidyltransferase, yielding MNSKSIISPNKITFFRIILSFVILFIFCLEDFWNPYLFLILIWFLIIFNEITDLIDGYIARKYDLVSNVGKILDPYADVLQHLTYFVFFFYKGITPYYFFVIFIYRELSVGVIRNLIIQFDIVQQAKFSGKIKSLFYAISTFASLFLYSLDKLKITTLIENFISLILNLDFNFSFIVGIIYAISAFLTLISLIDYIVIFLDLGKYEK